Below is a window of Variovorax sp. TBS-050B DNA.
AGTAGCCCACGAAGGTGAAGCCGGTCCACAGCGCGATGCCGATCCAGACCAGGTGCTTGAACCACTTCTTCACCAGCTTCTCGAGCGACATGGCGTCGGCATCGAGCCGGATGCGCGCCGAGCGGTTGCCTTCGATCTTCTGCTCCACCCACAGGAAGATCTCGGTGTAGACCGTCTGCGGGCAGGCGTAGCCGCACCACAGCCGCCCCGCCACCGCGGTGAAGAGGAACAGCGACATCGCGCTGATGACCAGCAGGCCCGAGAGATAGATCAGGTCCTGCGGATAGAGCACCAGCCCGAAGATGTAGAAGCGGCGCGCGGCCAGGTCGAACAGCACCAGCTGCCGCTCGCCCCACTCGATCCACGGCATGCCGTAGAACACGAGCTGGGTCAGGAACACCAGCGCCCAGCGCCAGCGCGCGAACACCCCCTGGATCGAGCGCGGATGGATCTTCTTCGAGGCCTGGTAGAGCCCCACCGCTTCACCCCCGCCTTCGGCCGGCACGGGCACGATGGGAATGGTCTTGCGGGGCGCGGACGAACTCATGATGCGCTTTCTTCCTCGCTCAGGGCCCGGCCACGGGCGCGTTCGACAGGCCCCACACGTAGGACGCGAGCAGCTTGATCTGCGCCTCGGTGAGCCGCCCTTCCTGCGCCGGCATCTCGCTGTGCTTGCCCTGGTTGACGATCTGCACGATGGCCGCCTCGCCGTAGCCGTGCAGCCAGACCTTGTCGGCGAGGCTGGGCGCCCCCACCGCCTGGTTGCCCACGCCGCCGATGCCGTGGCATGCAGCGCAGGCGGTGAACTTGGACTTGCCCAGGCCCGCGCGCAGCGAATCGTGCGGCGCGCCCGAAAGGCTCAGCACGTAGTTCGCGAGGTTCTTCACGTCGTCCTGCGAACCCACCGCGGCGGCCATCGGCGGCATCACGCCGACGCGGCCCTTGGTGATCGACTCGACGATCTTCTCGGGGGTGCCGCCGTGCAGCCAGTCCTTGTCGGTGAGGTTCGGAAAGCCCTTGCTGCCGCGCGCATCGGAGCCGTGGCACTGCGAGCAGTTGTTCATGAAGAGCCGCTCGCCGATGGCCATGGCCCTGGGCTCGCGGGCGATGTCTTCCGGCGCCATGTCGGCGTAGCCCGCATACACGGGCTCGAGCGCGCGCGCGGCCTTGGCCAGCTCGGCCTCGTACTCGGATTTCGCGCTCCAGTCGGCCTGGCCGTCGAAGCTCCCGAGGCCCGGGAACACCACCAGGTAGCCGACCGAGAAGACGATGGTCAGCACGAACAGCCCCACCCACCACATCGGCAGCGGGTTGTTGGCTTCGCGCAGGTCCTCGTCCCAGACGTGGCCGGTGGTGTTGTCCGCGTCCGACGGCACGCGCTTGCGCGCCGTGAGCCACAGCAGCAGCATGCAGCCCAGGATGCTCAGCACCGTGACCGCGGCAATGTAGTTCGACCAGAAGTCGCTGATGAAATCGCTCATCGTGGGTCCCTCTTTCCTTCTTCGGTCTAGTCCTGCTCGAGCGGCAGGCGGGCGGCTTCCTCGAAGCGCGCGGCGTTGCGCCGGGCACAGGCCCAGCCGACGATGCCGAGGAAGAGCGCGAAGCAGGCGAGCGTCGCGGCGATGCGCAGGGTGGTGAGGTCGATCATGTCCGTTGCTCCTTACTTGAGCCCGAGGCCCAGCGATTGCAGGTACGCCACCGTCGCGTCCATCTCGGTCTTGCCGCGGACGTCATCGGCGGCACGGGCGATCTCCTCGTCCGTGTAGGGCACGCCGACCTGGCGCAGCGCGCGCATGTGGCGCGGGATCGCCTCGGCGTCGACGGTGTTCTTCTCGAGCCAGGCGTAGGCCGGCATGTTCGATTCCGGCACCAGGTCGCGCGGGTTGTTCAGGTGGATGCGGTGCCACTCGTCGCTGTACTTGCCGCCCACGCGGTGCAGGTCGGGT
It encodes the following:
- a CDS encoding cbb3-type cytochrome c oxidase subunit 3, giving the protein MDLTTLRIAATLACFALFLGIVGWACARRNAARFEEAARLPLEQD
- the ccoP gene encoding cytochrome-c oxidase, cbb3-type subunit III, with the translated sequence MSDFISDFWSNYIAAVTVLSILGCMLLLWLTARKRVPSDADNTTGHVWDEDLREANNPLPMWWVGLFVLTIVFSVGYLVVFPGLGSFDGQADWSAKSEYEAELAKAARALEPVYAGYADMAPEDIAREPRAMAIGERLFMNNCSQCHGSDARGSKGFPNLTDKDWLHGGTPEKIVESITKGRVGVMPPMAAAVGSQDDVKNLANYVLSLSGAPHDSLRAGLGKSKFTACAACHGIGGVGNQAVGAPSLADKVWLHGYGEAAIVQIVNQGKHSEMPAQEGRLTEAQIKLLASYVWGLSNAPVAGP